The DNA sequence CGGCCACTGAACTTCATTTCGGGATTATCAGTAGGCAACTGCCCCGGAATTTCATCTACCCATTTACCTGTAAAAGGAAAGCGATAGTCGATGTTGATGGTCAGTCGCACCGGGTTTTCATCGCCATTGCTCAGCCGCTTGGGCAGATACCTTTCCGCACTGATCCCTCCGAAAACAAAAAGCAACAGCGCCTCAAAAATCACCAATACCCCTAAAGCCCAAAGACCAACGTTGGCAAGGTAAAACAGTACCGGCCACCAGAAACTGAACACAAAAAGTACCGACAACCCCATTGCAGTGACATAAAACCGCTGGCTGAAGTTGATCCTGTACAGGGATTCCAGCTGTTGAAAAACAAATTTGAAAAATCGCTTCATGCCTGACTACCTTGGTGCTTCCACTGATTTGATGATCTGATCGAGGGCCATCTGAACAGTAAAACCTTCCATTTCTTTTTCAGGGGTGAGCATCACACGGTGCTCCATAACAGCGGTAAACACAAAAATAACGTCTTCAGGCGTTACGAAATCCCGCCCGTCCATGATGGCCTTAACTTTGGCAGACTTCATGATCGCAAGGGAAGCACGTGGCGAAGCACCATAATACAGGTGTGCCGACTTACGGCTTTCCTGCACGAGTTTACTGATGTACACAAACATCTCATCAGCAATAGTAACCTGATCAACCACCGAACGAATATCCTTCAGCTGTGCCGTACTGAACAGTGCATTTACCTGCTGATCGTCAGCGAGCATCTGCCCCCCGTGGTGGCGTTTCAGTACCTCCACCTCTTCTTCAAGTTTGGGGTAATCTACTGAAATTTTAAACATAAAGCGGTCAAGCTGCGCTTCAGGAAGCGGATACGTCCCCTCCTGCTCTATGGGGTTTTGCGTAGCCAGCACCATAAAAGGGTCACCGAGCGGATACGTTGTGCCGTCGTTGGTAATTTGCCCTTCTTCCATCACTTCAAACAGTGCCGCCTGTGTTTTTGCCGGCGCCCTGTTGATCTCGTCGATCAGTGCCATATTGGTAAAAATCGGCCCTTTTTTAAATTTGAATTCACCCGCTTTCTGATCAAAAATCAAGGTACCGAGTACATCAGAAGGCATCAGGTCTGGGGTAAACTGAATACGGGAAAAATCAGCCTCCACCATTTTTGCCAGTAATTTTGCCGCCAGGGTTTTGGCTACTCCCGGCACCCCTTCAAGCAACACATGCCCCTTTGCAAGCAAGGCGATGATCATCATATCGACGACTTTCTCCTGCCCTACGAGCTGTTCGCCAATACGGACCTTCATGGCATTCAACTGCGCTTTAATTTCCGTCAGGTCGATTCTATTTTCAAAAATTGGTGAAGTTTCCATATTATAATTTCTGTAAATGCTATTTGTAAAAATGATTGATGGTCTGATTGACATGCACAAAAGGAAGCGCAAGGGTGTCGGCTCTGCTGGTGTGAAGTTGCTCCCACAGGCGCTTCAGAAACAAAGGGGTGTGCCCGCTCTTTTCTGCCAGCAACCTGAAAAAGTCCTCATCGGGCTGCGAAGGATCAAGTAAATAGTGTTTCTTAATATAATCCATCAGGTATTGCTTGCGGTGCAATAAGATGGCCCGCTCAGCATATTTATGCTCATACAGCTTGGCAAGGGTTTCGATATACGCGCGGCTTTTATTTTCCTTATAGGGCTTGCGATACCGAACACCAATTCGGCGCTGGGCACCAAAAACAAGGAATAAAAATCCACAGACGACCACCACCCATTTGGCTCGCCGTAGCCCAGGCGAGGCATCAATGAAACCAAACAAGGAGTTGGTTTCAGTGGGCCCGAGTAAAAAGTAACTGCTGATTTTCCACGGATAGGGTGGCATCTTTGAGAGCAGTCCTGCCACCGCCTGCCGGTCGTTGTCGATCATCAGGTGATAGTTACTCAGTAGGCAAGGCAAACTGCTGATCATGATTTTCCCCTCCCCATACTGCCCAACGAGAATCACTGGCGCATTGCTTTGGGTGTTTCGTGCCAGAATTTCCCATTCCACAGGCGAGGAAAGCTGTGGGGCCAGTTCCGACCACAGGTCAAAATCTGAAACCGCCACCTGTTGGTGTTTCATTTGAATGATCAGTGAATCACTTCCGGAAGAATGCCCCCCTGAGGAAACTATTTTTTCTACACGATTCCTCATCGTCTGCTTCAGCCCTATTTCCTTCAAAAATTGCTCATTAAACCGCACGGCAGAGAGCACAATATTATGCCCACTCCCAACGGCCCCAAGTAAATCTGACACTTCATCTTCACTCAGCCGAATATTTGGCGCAATACCAAGCACATTCACCAGCTCACCTTCGGGCAACGAATACTGACTGATCTCGGCGCGGATAGGCTCCCCCGAAGATCCCACATACCAGTCCTGCAACAGCATTCTGATAATTTTAGTCCCGTAAGGGGCCTTTGAATAGCTTCGGTAATGCTTCGTCCAGTCATGTTCCTGGCTATAGAAGAAAACAGAAGTCAATAGCGCAAGCGCGACCACAGCAAGAATTCTTATCGTACTTTTCGGCATATCACTTTCTTATTTGCTGTTCAAGTTCATGGTAGGTTGCCTGCATGGCAGCAAAGTCCACCTCGCTCACTTCGTAGTTCCCATAGCATACATACTGAAAAAAGTAACCCAAATCATTGAAGCTCTTCCTGATATGCGCTGCGGAAATCTGTCGTGCAATTTGAGTATGGAGCTCCCACTGCCCAAAGTCGATCGTGTTTTTTGCGGCCAGCAA is a window from the Persicobacter psychrovividus genome containing:
- a CDS encoding MoxR family ATPase; this encodes METSPIFENRIDLTEIKAQLNAMKVRIGEQLVGQEKVVDMMIIALLAKGHVLLEGVPGVAKTLAAKLLAKMVEADFSRIQFTPDLMPSDVLGTLIFDQKAGEFKFKKGPIFTNMALIDEINRAPAKTQAALFEVMEEGQITNDGTTYPLGDPFMVLATQNPIEQEGTYPLPEAQLDRFMFKISVDYPKLEEEVEVLKRHHGGQMLADDQQVNALFSTAQLKDIRSVVDQVTIADEMFVYISKLVQESRKSAHLYYGASPRASLAIMKSAKVKAIMDGRDFVTPEDVIFVFTAVMEHRVMLTPEKEMEGFTVQMALDQIIKSVEAPR